One Gossypium raimondii isolate GPD5lz chromosome 3, ASM2569854v1, whole genome shotgun sequence genomic window carries:
- the LOC105796594 gene encoding probable glutathione S-transferase isoform X1, producing the protein MAVVKLLGTWFSPYGYRVIWALKLKGILYEYIEEDLLNKSPSLLQYNPIHKQVPVLVHGGKPICESTVILQYIDEIWPQNPLLPADPYDRAAALFWIKFADDKGLLMSKLYRGDGEEQQAAVKEWLEMLEVMEEHALIGVKKFFGGDEINMVDIAFSFVAHWLGILEDVLGLEIFKPHKFPRVSSWIQNFKSSPIIKDNLPDADKMSTFLKRGREMMLTSKSN; encoded by the exons ATGGCGGTCGTAAAATTGCTCGGAACTTGGTTTAGTCCGTACGGTTACAGAGTAATTTGGGCTCTAAAACTCAAAGGCATACTGTACGAATATATTGAAGAAGATCTCCTCAACAAGAGTCCTTCGCTTCTTCAATATAATCCAATTCATAAGCAAGTCCCGGTGCTCGTTCATGGTGGAAAACCGATCTGTGAATCCACCGTTATCCTTCAATATATCGATGAAATTTGGCCGCAGAATCCTTTGCTGCCGGCTGATCCCTATGACAGAGCTGCTGCTCTGTTTTGGATCAAATTTGCAGATGACAAG GGTCTTTTAATGTCAAAGCTTTATCGAGGCGATGGCGAAGAACAACAGGCGGCAGTGAAGGAGTGGTTGGAAATGTTGGAAGTCATGGAAGAACATGCGCTGATTGGAGTGAAAAAGTTCTTCGGCGGAGACGAGATAAACATGGTGGACATTGCATTTTCCTTTGTTGCTCACTGGCTTGGGATTCTCGAAGACGTACTAGGGCTTGAAATCTTTAAGCCACACAAGTTTCCTCGAGTGAGCTCGTGgatccaaaatttcaaatcaagtcCTATAATCAAAGACAACTTGCCTGATGCCGATAAGATGTCTACTTTCTTGAAGCGTGGTAGAGAGATGATGTTGACATCAAAATCGAATTAG